The segment TATTTGTGGACATCTACAGTGAGTATTATTTTACTTCCATGGGGGACATGGTGGATAATCTGGGTAATAGGCACATTGATTCCAAGATCATTGAGTATGCCGAATATAATTTGCACACTATCCTGAATGATTCACAAGGTGAAGAGATCAATATCATTTTTGATAATTTCTCGTTCTTCATGAACCTCAATGTGAATCCCGGACTTCTCAAGCGTCTGCTCAATCTTCTCTATGAGACCACAAAGGAAGCTAATGGCATTACATTCCTTTATTCCTTGAAAGGAAGTCATGATGAACGGGCTGAAAATGAGATCCTGAATGCATCAGATGTTATCTTTGATGTAGATGTTGAAAAACATCCTGATAAGATCATGAGCAAGCTTTCGATCCCAAAGATACGTGGAATGTCGCCTAAGGCAGATGTTATCAAGTTCAATGTCTCAGAAGGCATCAACATTGATACATCAAAGGATATTGCATAATTCCCTTTTTATATTCTTCTTTTTTAAATTCTGTTTAATTAGCCTTAAGCCTGGAATTCGATCAGAATAAGTTCAAAGCCGTGCTCCTTGAGTAGCGTTCATGCATTCGCAGTTACGTGTTGCAGGAATGCAGTCAATAACGTCGGTCAACACTTCAAGCAGCATCTTCTGTGTGGTGCCAAGCTCGACCACGACCTCATCGGCAGTTATCTTGTTCTCGGTAAGTCCGCATGCCTGGTTCGTTATGGTGCAAATGGATGCATAGCATAGTT is part of the Methanococcoides orientis genome and harbors:
- a CDS encoding RAD55 family ATPase — encoded protein: MPSQLSVGTEVIITPRTSQHKVAAEPELSLTEDAQIQRKVELRTVTKETDPVPETKAACEISVKNGEKDVQKNVCNGPVVVPTGIYVLDRTLGGGLPLNSMVYFSADPRSMSEVFFYEFTQSRKTYYFTTGRRPKYVRQDIMNQNLDPSNIIFVDIYSEYYFTSMGDMVDNLGNRHIDSKIIEYAEYNLHTILNDSQGEEINIIFDNFSFFMNLNVNPGLLKRLLNLLYETTKEANGITFLYSLKGSHDERAENEILNASDVIFDVDVEKHPDKIMSKLSIPKIRGMSPKADVIKFNVSEGINIDTSKDIA